The Vigna unguiculata cultivar IT97K-499-35 chromosome 6, ASM411807v1, whole genome shotgun sequence genome contains a region encoding:
- the LOC114188455 gene encoding uncharacterized protein LOC114188455 produces the protein MAKVAKPSSHRIVSGPLKSGPMVKKKTPSELRGELLKRASFLDNNAGSPPSLADPAKTTEVSNGLKRTGLWKPPRYTDTRVNEVFAESPSFEQTSNLKNLSVFSTLEAKRQQENFCSETSDVSTQTGKDSVLQPCQTFEKCSQGRFRSVSELSTAVDTFCGSGAIDLGKALRGLAAPEEHDANDKTADFADGHPVLGNLLSECTLPGQKVPLDLTLKSSMRIVSSSVNWSVMCGTMPQLSFQNSYLKNQNVRGSYGLHSWMYPQSILPPSLISVLSSSTSDGELDFLRKRQVAWEESFRDLYYMLRKDICGLFYVCTVQFVVMFTGGDSSGKSKCSCNAYISQSTQGLRSLLREYDVCFSMPFCHSKGEQVATEDLVELSEIEKQNLGQIKCTETRRAEDIAASYNGSIWKYGESIQGSSNDLCTIEIKDALLPPWIICRICALMSSEGRSFEASFATDFNSVGLNVALKSICEKVKSEAVVDSESVQTQINTFGIPEALVTPQMCSSSLKGVRYSDGSYKVSLSPA, from the exons ATGGCAAAGGTGGCTAAACCGAGTTCTCATCGAATTGTTTCGGGGCCTTTGAAAAGTGGACCTATGGTTAAGAAGAAGACACCTTCCGAACTTAGG GGGGAGCTATTGAAACGGGCAAGCTTTCTGGATAATAATGCTGGATCTCCACCTTCCTTGGCTGATCCTGCTAA GACCACTGAGGTGAGCAATGGATTAAAAAGAACAGGGTTGTGGAAGCCCCCTAGATACACTGACACACGGGTTAATGAAGTATTTGCT GAAAGTCCATCCTTTGAACAAACAAGTAATCTGAAGAATCTTTCTGTTTTTTCGACTTTGGAGGCTAAGAGACAGCAAGAAAATTTCTG CTCAGAGACTTCTGATGTGTCTACTCAGACTGGCAAAGATAGTGTCTTACAACCTTGTCAAACATTTGAAAAGTGCAGTCAAGGGAGATTTCGCAGTGTTTCTGAACTTTCAACAGCAGTGGATACATTTTGTGGCTCAGGTGCCATTGATTTG gGAAAAGCATTAAGAGGACTAGCTGCACCTGAAGAACATGATGCTAATGACAAGACTGCTGATTTTGCTGATGGACACCCTGTTTTAGGAAATTTGTTATCTGAATGCACTTTACCTGGCCAGAAGGTCCCTTTGGATCTTACTTTAAAAAGCAGTATGCGAATTGTATCGTCATCTGTGAACTG GTCAGTTATGTGTGGTACCATGCCTCAGTTATCCTTCCAGAATAGTTATCTCAAGAATCAAAATGTGAGAGGTTCCTATGGATTACATTCATGGATGTATCCTCAATCCATTCTACCGCCTTCTCTGATATCAGTCTTGAGCTCATCAACATCAGATGGAG AATTGGATTTCTTAAGGAAACGACAAGTAGCTTGGGAAGAATCCTTCCGGGACCTTTATTATATGCTTCGGAAGGACATTTGTGGCCTTTTCTATG tttgCACTGTTCAGTTTGTGGTGATGTTTACTGGTGGTGACAGTTCTGGGAAATCCAAATGTTCGTGCAATGCTTATATCTCTCAGTCAACCCAAGGTTTAAGATCATTGCTAAGAGAGTAT GATGTCTGTTTCTCTATGCCTTTTTGCCATTCGAAAGGGGAACAGGTTGCAACTGAGGATCTAGTTGAGCTGTCAGAGATAGAGAAGCAAAACTTAGGACAG ATTAAATGCACGGAGACAAGAAGAGCTGAGGACATTGCCGCATCTTATAATGGATCTATATGGAAATATGGGGAGTCTATACAAGGATCTTCAAATGACCTTTGTACCATTGAAATTAAGGATGCTCTTCTTCCACCTTGGATTATTTGTCGTATTTGTGCATTGATGTCTTCTGAAGGAAGAAGCTTTGAAGCAAG TTTTGCGACGGATTTTAACTCAGTTGGATTGAATGTTGCCTTGAAATCAATTTGTGAGAAGGTGAAATCTGAAGCTGTAGTAGATAGTGAAAGTGTACAAACCCAAATAAATACTTTTGGCATTCCAGAAGCTTTAGTGACTCCTCAAATGTGTTCATCTTCATTAAAAGGCGTAAGGTACAGTGATGGTTCTTATAAGGTGTCTTTATCCCCTGCCTAG